A genomic region of Hypomesus transpacificus isolate Combined female unplaced genomic scaffold, fHypTra1 scaffold_184, whole genome shotgun sequence contains the following coding sequences:
- the LOC124489179 gene encoding galectin-1-like, protein MELDINNLDLAVGQQLTVYGKIPDDGKRFGIFLGCDPKNFAVHFNPRWDDPQDGTTIVVNSMTNSVWEHEIREANTLQRGSYVTIVIALESKTLFKIKLPSGHTIPFPNRKSMDIDYIRIKGAFQLKSFKMGEMVVESRMQVDATLKDDH, encoded by the exons ATG GAGCTGGATATAAATAATCTGGATCTGGCTGTTGGACAACAACTGACAGTGTATGGGAAGATTCCTGATGATGGCAAACG GTTTGGAATATTCCTGGGTTGTGATCCTAAGAATTTTGCAGTGCACTTTAACCCCCGTTGGGATGATCCTCAAGATGGTACCACAATTGTGGTCAACTCGATGACGAACAGTGTATGGGAACACGAGATAAGGGAGGCAAACACCCTGCAAAGGGGCAGCTATGTCACG ATTGTTATAGCTTTGGAAAGCAAGACTCTTTTCAAGATAAAACTCCCTAGTGGTCACACAATACCGTTCCCCAACCGAAAGAGCATGGACATCGACTACATCAGGATCAAAGGTGCCTTCCAGCTGAAGTCCTTCAAGATGGGTGAAATGGTTGTGGAGTCCCGTATGCAAGTTGATGCTACTCTGAAAGACGATCATTAA